DNA from Pseudocitrobacter corydidari:
ATGCAACGATAAACCCGGTCTTTAATGAACAGGGCGAGTTGCAAAATTTGGTGATGACTTTTGTGGATGTCACCGAAGACCGCAAGATACGTGAGCTGGAACGAACCTTATTGACGGCCATTTCGCGTAATCCGCCGTTCAAGGATATGGGCGATATTTTATGTCGCAGTATTGAGGCGGTTTTCCCTAGGGCACACGTTGAATTAACGCTTTCAGAAGAGGGTGTTTGGGCCGCTACCCCGGATACTCTCGGTGAGCAGGCGGCCATCAAACGGATCGTTTCTATTCGTCGTCGTGATGGAAGTAAAGCTGGGACATTGTCTATCCGCACCGTGGCGGGTCGGGAAAGCCGTGCCTTTATCGATCGTGTCGCTGATATCAGTCAGCATCTTGCCGCCGTGGCGATAGAACAAGAGCATAGCCGCCGCCAGATCGCGCAACTGGTTCAGTTCGATCCGCTCACGGGGCTGCCAAACCGCAGTCAGTTACAGGATTATCTCGACCAGCGCCTGTCCGGTGATGATACGGCTGCGCCGGTAGTTTTCCTGATGACGGTCGATCACTTTCAGGACGTCATTGATGCCCATGGCTACGCAACGGCGGACCAGGTGTTACTGACGGTGGCCAATCGGCTACGGGATAGGTTACGTCCTGGCCAGTATTTATGCAAAACGGAAGGGCCGCAATTTGTCCTCATCGACGATGAAAATGATGTCAGCAATTTGTCGCGCGTTTCTGAGGATCTGGAAAACAGCGTTCACGAACCGTTCACCCTTGAGCTGCAAACTTTTTCGCCGACGCTGAGCATTGGCATCAGCTATGAAGCCGGTCGAAATCTTGACTGGCTTCTCTCCACGGCCAGCAGCGCGATGGAGCATATCCGTCGTTCGGGAGGTAACGGCTGGCAATTTTTTAGCCCCGAGCTTAACCGGGCAGTGACCGAACGCATGCTGCTGGGCGCAGCGTTAAAACGGGCGGTAAGTGACAATCATCTCAGGCTGGTCTATCAGCCCCAAATCAATATTGTTACTGGCGAGTTGTACGGTTTTGAAGCGCTGGCACGCTGGCGCGATCCTGTACATGGCGACGTTCCGCCTTCCCGATTCATTCCTTTAGCGGAAGAGGTGGGTGAAATTGAAAATATTGGCCGTTGGGTGATTCGCGAAGCCTGTCGGCAACTGGCGCAATGGCGTTCACAGGCGCTTAGTGTGCCTGCGCTTTCGGTTAATCTATCGGCGCTTCATTTTCACAGTAGCGAGTTATTTACTCAGGTTACCGATGCGATGACGGAGTTTTCCATTGTCGGTAATGAACTTACGCTAGAAATCACCGAAAGCATGATGATGGATCCTGATGAGGCGCTTCTTAAACGCATTAAAATGCTGCGAGAGGCAGGAGTCGGTTTATCGATTGATGATTTTGGCACTGGCTTCTCCGGTCTTTCACGTTTAGTAACACTTCCGGTGACGGAAATAAAAATAGATAAAAGCTTTGTCGATGGTTGTTTAACCGATACTCGTAGCCGATCGTTGTTGGACGTCATCACTCGTATTGGTCAGAGCTTTAATATGATGGTGGTCGCGGAAGGCGTTGAAACTCACGAACAACTGCAATTATTACGTGCTATTGGTTGCCCGGTGGTACAAGGTTAC
Protein-coding regions in this window:
- the dosP gene encoding oxygen-sensing cyclic-di-GMP phosphodiesterase DosP, giving the protein MLSHFRQYLPWWNIAETLDSHRGDILFTALEQNMMGSVLIDADDTIMFFNRAAELLWGYRREEVLGQNVSLLIPHALRAAHPDYIQHHREGAQSKVVGMSRELQLERKDGSKIWTRFALSRIDISGKICYLALVRDATREMAQKEQTRLLLLAVDHITKPVIVLDNLRRIVQGNQAFTEMAGMKIDDMVGLRPDNVLRLPDALPEHRERIQRLLAKSHRDQAEFMLQACAGTSVWFNATINPVFNEQGELQNLVMTFVDVTEDRKIRELERTLLTAISRNPPFKDMGDILCRSIEAVFPRAHVELTLSEEGVWAATPDTLGEQAAIKRIVSIRRRDGSKAGTLSIRTVAGRESRAFIDRVADISQHLAAVAIEQEHSRRQIAQLVQFDPLTGLPNRSQLQDYLDQRLSGDDTAAPVVFLMTVDHFQDVIDAHGYATADQVLLTVANRLRDRLRPGQYLCKTEGPQFVLIDDENDVSNLSRVSEDLENSVHEPFTLELQTFSPTLSIGISYEAGRNLDWLLSTASSAMEHIRRSGGNGWQFFSPELNRAVTERMLLGAALKRAVSDNHLRLVYQPQINIVTGELYGFEALARWRDPVHGDVPPSRFIPLAEEVGEIENIGRWVIREACRQLAQWRSQALSVPALSVNLSALHFHSSELFTQVTDAMTEFSIVGNELTLEITESMMMDPDEALLKRIKMLREAGVGLSIDDFGTGFSGLSRLVTLPVTEIKIDKSFVDGCLTDTRSRSLLDVITRIGQSFNMMVVAEGVETHEQLQLLRAIGCPVVQGYYFSRPLNPEDIPRWYEADYQRIIDNL